From the Leptospira montravelensis genome, one window contains:
- a CDS encoding LruC domain-containing protein, which produces MKRWLVLLSIPLLILDCSNKKKGLLLLPFLGLGDGSTETKAETASAGDGAFTVVGLETTDPTQVTSPEGNTTGDTTSNNTNGDQSSSTTPEVATPAPTTVNNDTTVVVVDQTSGGSFNFETNITVPVTVVVANEAGPVANAPVTVTESTTTGEPNVVGTGTTDSNGSVTIPISVPPTVNTVDVSIIGVNPTTGEVVEITGSAPVQQPATGSTSGTGTVVVAPVVNVGTTNFQPVNGCVQAVDTDCDGIANVYDEFPEDPSLASTARSGRYTIAFEDMYPSAGDADLNDHSTIFSTEMDKTPTNKVKTIRGTYTHVAKGAGYNHELRLALDVPTNANVQVSYLDGSGNTWNGCASAPKYTANVAGDCTGGNLNSAQLKRGVLLLPSSDKTLFGKKNAPSAGTTFSINDFVRGVTAQVTITFEEPVDLNVTKNLVGGHLNYFLAINQKTDGVFRQIYRPGYFKDAKGKDSYLDKNGFPWAIVVPGVFNHPTEGADIRKSSTTGYYFFNTWMTSNGVEHKDWYLHVDQIPTASRPSYVVRVSDFYVDNGFSAYLIKAVRKNAFEVSASLIVVGAALGFLMKKRLEKQQAA; this is translated from the coding sequence ATGAAACGATGGTTAGTTCTTTTATCAATTCCTCTCTTAATTTTGGATTGTTCCAATAAGAAGAAGGGTTTATTACTCCTTCCCTTTTTGGGACTAGGAGACGGTTCCACAGAAACGAAAGCGGAAACCGCAAGTGCGGGAGATGGAGCCTTTACTGTAGTCGGATTAGAAACGACTGACCCAACGCAAGTGACTTCACCAGAAGGAAATACAACTGGTGACACTACAAGTAATAATACAAATGGGGACCAATCCTCATCAACCACTCCCGAAGTGGCCACCCCAGCACCTACTACTGTCAATAATGACACAACCGTTGTGGTCGTGGACCAAACCAGTGGTGGCAGTTTTAATTTTGAAACCAATATTACGGTTCCAGTCACTGTCGTAGTTGCTAACGAAGCTGGCCCAGTGGCAAATGCACCAGTCACTGTGACTGAATCCACAACGACTGGTGAACCAAATGTAGTGGGAACAGGAACAACAGATTCCAATGGTTCCGTTACCATCCCTATCAGTGTTCCCCCTACGGTGAATACAGTGGATGTTAGCATTATTGGTGTGAATCCTACAACAGGAGAAGTGGTGGAAATTACAGGATCAGCTCCCGTACAACAACCTGCAACTGGTTCTACGTCGGGAACTGGCACGGTTGTAGTAGCGCCAGTCGTCAATGTTGGTACAACTAATTTCCAACCTGTGAATGGTTGTGTGCAAGCGGTTGATACAGACTGTGATGGAATTGCTAATGTTTATGATGAATTTCCAGAAGATCCAAGCCTTGCCTCTACCGCTAGATCCGGTAGATATACTATTGCATTCGAGGACATGTATCCATCTGCGGGAGATGCGGACTTAAATGACCATTCCACAATTTTCAGCACAGAAATGGACAAAACTCCAACAAACAAAGTTAAGACGATTCGCGGAACGTATACTCACGTAGCCAAAGGTGCAGGATACAACCATGAATTGAGACTTGCTTTAGATGTTCCTACAAATGCGAACGTTCAAGTAAGTTATTTGGATGGAAGTGGGAACACATGGAACGGCTGTGCTTCAGCGCCTAAGTACACTGCAAATGTTGCGGGTGATTGCACCGGTGGTAATTTAAATTCCGCACAACTCAAACGAGGAGTCCTGCTTTTACCAAGCTCTGACAAAACATTATTTGGCAAAAAAAATGCGCCAAGTGCGGGAACCACTTTTTCTATCAATGACTTTGTTCGCGGAGTGACAGCTCAAGTTACCATTACATTTGAAGAACCAGTAGACTTGAATGTAACTAAAAACTTAGTGGGTGGACACTTAAATTACTTCTTAGCGATCAACCAAAAGACAGACGGTGTGTTTAGACAAATTTATCGTCCTGGATATTTTAAAGATGCTAAAGGTAAGGACTCCTACCTAGACAAAAATGGTTTCCCTTGGGCCATTGTAGTTCCTGGAGTTTTTAACCACCCAACAGAAGGGGCAGACATTCGGAAATCTTCAACGACAGGTTATTACTTCTTCAACACTTGGATGACTTCCAATGGCGTAGAACATAAAGACTGGTATTTACATGTAGACCAAATTCCAACCGCAAGCCGACCTTCTTATGTGGTTCGGGTGAGCGACTTCTATGTTGACAATGGATTCTCTGCCTACCTTATCAAAGCAGTTCGCAAAAACGCTTTCGAAGTTTCGGCAAGTTTGATTGTTGTGGGAGCGGCTCTTGGGTTTCTAATGAAAAAACGATTGGAAAAACAACAAGCAGCCTAA
- a CDS encoding ubiquinone/menaquinone biosynthesis methyltransferase — protein MNQYQLPSQEKKPEYVRTNFDGIAKAYDRFNDWNSFFLHRRWKDWVVREAKKSVPTAKSALDLCCGTGDITLRLSKDKNLERVVGLDFSEKMLSFAIHKIPENPKVKLLIGDAMDLSQFADGSFDIVTMGFGLRNVSDLKKCLLEIKRVLKKDGVFVNLDVGRVRPKFLKFFADFYFFKVVPIFGYLLYGKENEMFDYLPHSSKVYPDQETLAKILLELGFQNVRFQNFVFGNAVAHVATN, from the coding sequence ATGAACCAATACCAACTGCCATCCCAGGAAAAGAAACCCGAATATGTACGAACCAATTTTGATGGAATCGCTAAGGCCTATGACAGGTTTAATGATTGGAATAGCTTTTTTCTCCATCGCCGTTGGAAAGATTGGGTAGTGAGAGAGGCCAAAAAAAGCGTTCCTACGGCAAAATCGGCCTTAGACCTTTGTTGTGGGACGGGAGACATCACACTTCGCCTTTCCAAAGACAAAAACTTGGAACGAGTGGTGGGACTTGATTTTTCGGAAAAGATGTTATCCTTTGCCATCCATAAAATCCCAGAAAACCCAAAAGTCAAACTCCTCATCGGAGACGCAATGGATCTAAGCCAATTTGCCGATGGCAGCTTTGATATTGTGACTATGGGGTTTGGTCTACGAAATGTTTCTGATTTAAAAAAATGCCTGCTCGAGATCAAACGTGTGTTAAAAAAAGATGGGGTATTTGTGAATTTAGATGTGGGACGAGTGAGACCCAAATTTCTTAAATTCTTTGCAGATTTTTACTTTTTCAAAGTGGTTCCTATTTTTGGGTATTTACTCTACGGAAAAGAAAACGAGATGTTCGATTATCTCCCGCACTCCTCAAAAGTGTATCCCGACCAAGAAACATTGGCAAAAATTTTATTGGAATTGGGATTTCAAAATGTTCGATTTCAAAATTTTGTTTTTGGGAATGCTGTGGCCCATGTTGCAACAAATTAA
- a CDS encoding MotA/TolQ/ExbB proton channel family protein has translation MNWTFSIPAILIFVLLFCFSLSSFYFFFRTILGLRKLEDKNFRLEVFPKEPTEAEVELFFSPLERTVRWLPTIASLSMLLGLLGTVIGINSAFGSMEAQGKVSLEVLAGGIKDALNTTIVGLLVAIPSLYFHRFTENKIRYISELMVNDFSTKGP, from the coding sequence ATGAATTGGACATTTTCAATTCCCGCAATTTTGATTTTTGTTCTTCTTTTTTGTTTTTCTCTTTCCTCGTTTTATTTTTTCTTTCGAACCATACTTGGACTAAGGAAATTAGAAGACAAAAATTTTAGATTGGAAGTTTTCCCAAAAGAACCAACGGAAGCGGAAGTGGAATTGTTTTTTTCTCCCTTAGAAAGGACCGTCCGTTGGTTACCAACCATTGCTTCTCTTTCGATGTTACTAGGGCTTTTAGGAACTGTCATTGGTATAAACTCAGCTTTTGGCTCAATGGAAGCCCAGGGGAAAGTTAGTTTAGAAGTACTTGCTGGTGGGATTAAAGATGCATTAAACACCACGATTGTAGGGCTACTTGTGGCGATCCCATCTTTGTATTTTCATCGATTTACAGAAAACAAAATTCGATATATTTCCGAACTAATGGTAAATGATTTTTCTACTAAAGGTCCATGA
- a CDS encoding ExbD/TolR family protein — MKLRKSISDSSIDISSLIDVLFILLIFLMLAVRFTETTSTMQLDLPKTNTESIGEETPTFKIQINHLGTIFIDSKETNKDSLTIVIPKNVEGKSSIVLEVDKRAVFENFVFVTDLLKSKGYQKINIITLKD, encoded by the coding sequence ATGAAACTCCGTAAATCAATTTCAGATTCGTCAATTGATATCAGTAGTCTGATAGATGTATTGTTTATATTGTTGATTTTTTTAATGTTAGCTGTTAGGTTTACGGAAACTACCTCTACTATGCAATTGGATCTCCCAAAAACTAATACAGAGTCCATAGGTGAAGAAACTCCCACCTTCAAAATTCAAATCAATCATTTAGGGACAATTTTTATTGATAGTAAGGAAACAAACAAAGATTCATTAACAATCGTTATTCCAAAAAATGTAGAAGGAAAATCTTCAATCGTTTTGGAAGTGGATAAAAGGGCAGTTTTTGAAAACTTTGTTTTTGTAACGGATTTGTTAAAATCGAAGGGTTACCAAAAAATAAATATCATTACTCTGAAGGATTAG
- a CDS encoding PAS domain-containing sensor histidine kinase, with protein MIDELLAILIASGLLLVAYYYHNAYRREKKLRLILFRKNLNNSEEIERTIREKEKQYQDIYDTANSIIIRWSPDFKIHSINPYAEEFFQIGKEDAEGKDVVLDLFQIPFEKSNEVKSQLWNIFHRPEQNIRQEYDVFIGKNDKRTVTWSNRILKNEFGYPYEVLSIGNDITNRKIAEENLMKSYERILDLYNNAPCGYHSLDKNNIIVSINDTELDWLGYTREEIVGNFKFNELLTESSRDKYRLITDSFPNENLTGVELEFVRKDKSTFFVSLNTTATFDKAGNFIISKSTVFDITDRKLAEDKLNDYSQKIQLQNKRLQKAVEAAIKANRSKSAFFSKITHELRTPLHAVIGFSQILEKDPNLPDHLKGYVNSLYENGVHLLGMINDILDLSKIEAGKMTEFREPFSLVQLWDTLFSMFSYRFSEKSISFELLNASVIVTSYYIADLQKIRQILVNLLGNALKFTNQGSVSLEIKIESDPGHSFDMVKFIVRDTGIGIPNDQLHSIFEAFQQTEQGSSYKEGTGLGLSICHQLVEFLGGTISVNSILDQGSEFWFEIPLTRLDVIPEPLLQKSKIGPTHTNQLEHVTKPEEPEVEFVQTFLKVSPPELKKEILQLIRIQNFGQLIGLLDKIQTEDKGKKILEQKVKNKKYKFLIDLVQSTNPSE; from the coding sequence ATGATCGATGAACTCTTAGCGATTTTGATTGCTTCTGGATTGTTGTTAGTCGCCTATTATTATCACAATGCATACAGGAGAGAAAAAAAACTTAGGTTAATCCTTTTTAGAAAGAATTTAAACAATTCAGAAGAAATAGAACGCACCATCCGCGAAAAGGAAAAACAATACCAAGATATTTATGATACCGCAAACTCAATCATCATTCGATGGAGCCCCGATTTCAAAATTCATTCGATCAATCCTTACGCGGAAGAATTTTTTCAAATTGGAAAAGAAGATGCAGAGGGTAAAGATGTAGTTTTAGATTTGTTCCAAATACCTTTCGAAAAATCCAACGAAGTAAAGTCCCAGTTATGGAATATCTTCCATAGACCGGAACAAAATATTCGACAAGAATATGATGTTTTTATTGGGAAAAATGATAAACGCACGGTTACTTGGTCAAATCGTATTTTAAAAAATGAATTTGGGTATCCTTACGAAGTGTTATCAATTGGAAACGATATCACTAATCGAAAAATAGCCGAAGAGAATTTAATGAAATCCTATGAAAGGATTTTGGATCTATATAATAACGCACCATGTGGTTATCACTCATTAGATAAAAATAATATAATCGTTTCCATAAACGATACAGAACTAGATTGGTTAGGTTATACTAGAGAAGAAATTGTTGGTAATTTTAAATTTAACGAATTACTCACGGAAAGTAGCCGAGACAAATACCGACTGATAACAGATTCATTTCCTAATGAAAACCTAACGGGCGTAGAATTAGAGTTTGTGAGAAAGGACAAATCTACTTTTTTCGTGAGTTTGAATACGACTGCAACTTTTGATAAAGCCGGTAATTTCATTATTAGCAAATCTACTGTCTTTGATATCACAGATCGAAAACTAGCGGAAGATAAATTAAACGACTATTCGCAAAAAATCCAATTACAAAACAAAAGATTACAAAAAGCTGTCGAAGCAGCAATTAAAGCAAATCGTTCCAAGTCCGCTTTCTTTTCTAAAATTACACATGAACTTAGAACTCCCCTTCATGCAGTAATCGGTTTTTCACAAATATTAGAAAAAGATCCAAACTTACCTGACCACCTAAAAGGTTATGTAAATTCATTGTATGAAAATGGAGTTCATCTACTTGGAATGATTAATGATATTTTGGATCTTTCAAAAATTGAAGCCGGCAAAATGACTGAATTTAGAGAACCGTTTTCTTTAGTGCAACTTTGGGACACTTTGTTCTCTATGTTCTCCTACCGTTTTTCGGAAAAATCCATTAGTTTCGAACTATTAAACGCTTCCGTAATTGTAACTTCTTATTACATAGCAGATCTACAAAAAATACGACAAATACTTGTTAACTTATTGGGGAACGCATTAAAATTTACAAATCAAGGATCTGTCAGCTTAGAAATTAAAATCGAAAGTGACCCAGGACATTCTTTTGATATGGTAAAGTTTATTGTTCGAGATACTGGAATTGGAATTCCTAACGACCAATTGCATTCTATTTTTGAAGCTTTCCAACAAACAGAACAAGGTAGTTCTTATAAGGAAGGAACAGGGCTCGGCTTATCCATTTGTCACCAGTTAGTGGAATTTTTAGGAGGAACCATAAGTGTAAACAGTATTCTCGATCAAGGTTCTGAATTTTGGTTTGAGATCCCATTAACACGATTAGATGTCATTCCAGAACCATTATTGCAAAAATCAAAAATTGGTCCCACACATACAAACCAACTTGAGCATGTTACAAAACCCGAGGAACCTGAAGTAGAATTTGTACAAACATTTTTGAAGGTATCTCCACCAGAATTAAAAAAAGAAATCTTACAATTAATCAGGATCCAAAACTTCGGCCAACTAATTGGTTTGTTAGATAAGATCCAAACAGAAGATAAAGGGAAAAAAATCTTAGAACAAAAAGTGAAAAACAAAAAATACAAATTCTTGATTGATTTAGTTCAATCCACTAATCCTTCAGAGTAA
- a CDS encoding PP2C family protein-serine/threonine phosphatase produces MHTKQAAKILVVDDNETNIEIITHILLNQGYEVAVAYDGEYALELAEALDFDLILLDILLPGISGLDVAKQLLCMDRSKNTPILFLSALNETSDIVKGLETGAVDYITKPFQESEILARIRTHIKIKTLEKERIDLLQAIQKDLELAKSNQENLVTFQFPPSPLYQIYTSYKPMELVGGDLITYDLLPSGDLDILFGDVTGHGIAAAMVSLMAIITFKTMDKSFLSPSESLYWIHHTLTPLISTHFISAIYLRYKAEENLLSYSMAGHHNMFLIRDQKIIKLGTKGFCLMMFPDQLNTENEDIFLISGDRLFLFSDGMFEVPNENEDYLGDLKFSEIIENRIHLPSKEFLESVQEEVLVYSNGKVADDMTMLLLEIK; encoded by the coding sequence GTGCACACGAAGCAAGCGGCAAAGATTTTGGTTGTCGATGACAACGAAACAAATATTGAAATTATTACGCATATTTTACTGAATCAAGGATATGAAGTTGCAGTCGCTTATGACGGCGAATATGCTTTAGAGCTGGCAGAAGCACTCGACTTTGACTTAATTTTACTGGATATTCTTCTTCCAGGAATCAGTGGGCTTGATGTCGCCAAACAACTGCTTTGTATGGATAGATCCAAAAATACTCCTATCCTATTTTTATCTGCCTTAAATGAAACGAGTGATATAGTCAAAGGATTGGAAACAGGAGCTGTCGATTATATTACAAAACCTTTTCAAGAATCAGAAATTTTAGCCAGGATCCGTACCCATATAAAAATCAAAACTTTAGAAAAGGAAAGGATTGATTTATTACAGGCAATTCAGAAAGATTTGGAACTTGCAAAATCGAACCAAGAAAATTTAGTCACTTTTCAGTTCCCACCTTCTCCTCTTTATCAAATTTATACTTCCTATAAACCTATGGAATTGGTTGGTGGAGACCTTATCACCTATGATTTGTTACCTTCTGGAGATTTAGATATTTTATTTGGAGATGTAACTGGCCACGGAATTGCCGCTGCAATGGTTTCTCTAATGGCCATCATCACCTTTAAAACTATGGATAAATCTTTTTTATCACCTAGCGAAAGTTTATATTGGATTCATCACACTCTTACGCCTCTGATTAGTACTCATTTTATCAGTGCTATCTACTTAAGATATAAAGCCGAAGAAAACTTACTCTCTTATTCGATGGCAGGACACCATAATATGTTTCTAATTCGTGATCAAAAGATCATAAAACTAGGAACAAAAGGATTTTGTCTCATGATGTTTCCTGACCAACTGAATACGGAAAACGAAGATATTTTTTTAATTTCAGGGGACAGATTATTTTTGTTTTCCGATGGAATGTTTGAAGTTCCCAATGAAAACGAAGATTACCTAGGTGATTTAAAATTTTCTGAAATCATTGAAAACAGAATTCACTTGCCATCAAAAGAATTCCTCGAATCGGTTCAGGAAGAAGTCCTGGTGTATTCAAACGGAAAAGTGGCAGATGATATGACTATGTTATTATTGGAAATCAAATGA
- the dinB gene encoding DNA polymerase IV, giving the protein MKKIIHIDMDAFYASVEQRDFPEMRGRPVVVGGSPHSRGVVCAASYEARKFGVRSAISCYQAYKLCPEAIFTPPRFEVYKSVSKEIRSIFLEYTDLVEPLSLDEAYLDVTSNKLNIPLASTIAKEIRKKIFEKTGLTCSAGVAQNKFLAKMASEKNKPNGLYVVLPGEEKKFLADLPLNHFFGIGKKTYERLSQLGYTKGSELREAEESILIQEFGKMGAVFYRMARGLDDREVIPFRDPKSIGVETTFSHDSGDFSFLILTLESLSKELEERMGRKNKQGKTLTLKTKFEDFTVKQKSISSDSVFYLADNLFQQSSNLLANVWKENTDPFKKIRLLGISVTNFVSETKDQDQPSLFG; this is encoded by the coding sequence ATGAAAAAGATCATCCACATTGATATGGACGCGTTTTATGCGTCAGTGGAACAAAGAGATTTTCCCGAAATGCGCGGGAGACCTGTTGTTGTGGGTGGATCTCCGCATTCGAGAGGAGTGGTTTGTGCTGCCAGTTACGAAGCAAGAAAGTTTGGGGTTCGTTCCGCTATTTCTTGTTACCAGGCTTATAAACTTTGTCCTGAAGCTATATTTACTCCCCCAAGATTTGAAGTTTATAAATCGGTTTCAAAAGAAATCCGGTCCATTTTTTTAGAATACACAGACCTAGTAGAACCACTATCTTTAGACGAGGCATACTTAGATGTAACATCTAATAAATTGAATATTCCTCTTGCGAGTACAATTGCCAAAGAAATTAGAAAAAAGATATTTGAAAAAACCGGACTCACTTGTTCAGCAGGAGTCGCTCAAAATAAGTTTTTAGCTAAAATGGCTTCTGAAAAAAATAAACCTAACGGTCTTTATGTGGTTTTGCCTGGGGAAGAAAAAAAGTTTTTGGCTGATTTACCTTTAAATCATTTTTTTGGGATCGGGAAAAAAACCTACGAACGGCTTTCCCAATTAGGTTATACAAAGGGTTCAGAACTCCGCGAAGCGGAGGAATCTATTTTAATTCAAGAATTTGGAAAGATGGGTGCTGTGTTTTACCGGATGGCAAGAGGGCTTGATGACCGGGAAGTGATTCCTTTTCGCGATCCCAAATCGATTGGAGTAGAAACTACCTTTTCCCATGATTCTGGAGATTTTTCTTTTTTGATTCTTACATTAGAATCCTTATCGAAGGAATTAGAAGAGAGAATGGGACGTAAAAACAAACAAGGAAAAACTCTCACTTTAAAAACAAAATTTGAAGATTTTACAGTGAAACAAAAATCTATTTCTTCCGATTCCGTTTTCTACTTGGCAGACAACCTTTTCCAACAATCCTCGAATTTGTTGGCAAATGTTTGGAAGGAAAATACAGATCCATTCAAAAAAATTCGGCTCTTAGGAATTTCTGTTACTAACTTTGTTTCAGAAACGAAAGATCAGGACCAACCATCTCTTTTCGGTTAA
- a CDS encoding alpha/beta hydrolase: MLENENELEPLGPLQVLRVKGDPDAPTVVLFHGYGASAFDLFPIHEVLVTDQKFNWVFPHGHLSVPLMPGYSGRAWFPIDMAALEEAIRKNDFRNFADKDPEGMEVARQAAYLMLDALGVPWNQLILGGFSQGAMLATDLTLRKEDVSKGLMILSGALVNESLWKDLAPKKSILRFFQSHGEFDPILGYANAKKLEKLLRSAGLLGEFIAFNGGHEIPAPVIQGISRYLNSLS; this comes from the coding sequence ATGTTAGAAAATGAAAACGAATTAGAACCTCTTGGACCTTTACAAGTACTGCGAGTCAAAGGAGACCCTGATGCACCAACGGTGGTTTTATTTCATGGTTATGGTGCCAGTGCATTTGATTTATTTCCCATTCATGAAGTATTAGTCACAGACCAAAAATTCAATTGGGTTTTTCCTCATGGACATTTAAGTGTTCCTCTTATGCCAGGGTATTCGGGTCGTGCTTGGTTCCCGATTGATATGGCAGCTTTGGAAGAAGCAATCCGCAAAAATGATTTCAGAAATTTTGCAGATAAAGACCCAGAAGGAATGGAAGTAGCAAGACAGGCCGCCTACTTGATGTTAGATGCTCTTGGAGTCCCTTGGAACCAATTAATCCTTGGTGGATTTTCCCAAGGCGCTATGCTTGCAACAGACTTAACACTTAGAAAAGAAGATGTATCTAAAGGACTTATGATTCTTTCTGGTGCACTTGTGAATGAATCTCTTTGGAAAGATTTGGCACCTAAAAAATCTATTTTACGATTTTTCCAATCCCACGGAGAATTTGACCCTATCCTTGGTTATGCGAATGCTAAAAAATTAGAGAAGTTACTTCGTAGCGCAGGACTACTAGGTGAATTTATCGCATTTAATGGTGGTCATGAAATTCCGGCACCAGTGATCCAAGGAATCAGTCGATATTTGAACAGTTTATCATAA
- a CDS encoding DUF547 domain-containing protein, whose translation MKQFLISFLCIGLWQGIYAQGFDHKHSVWDSILKKNVKNGLVSYKGIQSEEGTFRQYLESLSKVTEAQYQGFNEKEKISFLINAYNAFTVKLILDHYPVESITEIGSPFSKINLARGIPWKKEFFTLLGKSRHLDWIEHEKLRKDFNEPRIHFAIVCASIGCPILVSESYTPMTLEKQLQSAKLGFLKNPKKNSYDKSTNTLYLSKIFNWFQTDFTKKTTLIQYLQEGFEETIKPDAKIVYNEYNWDLNELK comes from the coding sequence ATGAAACAGTTTCTCATTTCGTTCCTTTGTATTGGCTTATGGCAAGGCATTTATGCCCAAGGTTTTGATCATAAACATTCTGTTTGGGATTCCATCCTAAAAAAGAATGTGAAGAATGGACTTGTTTCTTATAAAGGAATTCAATCGGAAGAGGGCACTTTTCGACAGTATTTGGAATCGCTTTCTAAGGTAACAGAAGCCCAATACCAAGGTTTTAATGAAAAAGAAAAAATTAGTTTTTTAATCAATGCATACAATGCATTCACAGTAAAACTAATATTGGATCATTATCCTGTAGAAAGCATTACTGAAATTGGATCTCCATTTTCCAAAATTAATTTAGCGCGTGGAATCCCTTGGAAAAAAGAATTCTTTACTCTCCTTGGCAAATCCAGACATCTAGATTGGATTGAACATGAAAAGTTAAGAAAGGATTTTAATGAACCTAGGATTCACTTTGCCATTGTTTGTGCTTCCATTGGTTGTCCCATTTTAGTTTCTGAATCCTACACACCAATGACTCTCGAGAAACAACTCCAATCTGCTAAACTTGGGTTTTTAAAAAATCCCAAAAAGAATTCTTACGATAAATCCACAAACACTTTGTATTTAAGTAAAATTTTTAATTGGTTCCAAACAGATTTTACAAAAAAAACCACTCTCATTCAATATTTGCAGGAAGGGTTTGAAGAAACAATTAAACCAGATGCGAAAATTGTTTATAACGAATACAATTGGGACTTGAACGAATTAAAATAA
- a CDS encoding OsmC family protein, which translates to MHIKLSRIESPYVLEATNESGNSILIDASPEIGGKNSGPRPMELLIMGLAGCSSIDVLMILNKHRIEVKDYSVEVDADREKVEEANLFKNIHLKFKVKGDFKEEQVKRAIDLSLEKYCSVAKTLEKTAKITYEFELVS; encoded by the coding sequence ATGCATATCAAACTAAGTCGCATTGAATCTCCATACGTATTAGAAGCAACGAATGAATCTGGTAATTCCATTCTTATTGATGCCTCCCCCGAAATAGGCGGAAAAAATTCTGGTCCAAGGCCTATGGAACTTTTGATTATGGGTCTTGCTGGATGCAGTAGCATTGATGTTTTGATGATTCTAAACAAACACAGAATCGAAGTAAAAGACTATTCCGTAGAAGTCGATGCAGACAGAGAAAAAGTGGAAGAAGCCAATCTATTTAAAAACATCCATTTGAAGTTTAAAGTAAAAGGTGATTTTAAAGAAGAACAGGTAAAACGTGCAATTGATCTTAGTTTAGAAAAATACTGTTCCGTTGCCAAAACACTCGAAAAAACCGCAAAAATCACTTACGAATTTGAGTTAGTTTCTTAG
- a CDS encoding peroxiredoxin: MALRLGDEAPNFQAETSEGKIDFHEYLGQGWGILFSHPKDYTPVCTTELGYVAKIKPEFEKRNVKVIALSVDPVDSHKGWISDINETQGTKVNYPIIADADRKVSNLYDMIHPNASETTTVRSVFVVGPDKKVKLTLTYPASTGRNFDELLRVIDSLQLTSQFSVATPANWKDGEDTIIVPSVSDEDAKKKFPKGFRTIKPYLRYTPQPNK, from the coding sequence ATGGCACTACGTTTAGGCGACGAAGCACCGAATTTCCAAGCGGAAACCTCTGAAGGCAAAATTGACTTTCATGAATATTTAGGACAAGGTTGGGGGATTTTATTCTCTCACCCAAAAGACTACACTCCAGTTTGTACTACAGAACTAGGATACGTGGCAAAAATTAAACCAGAGTTTGAAAAACGTAATGTAAAAGTGATCGCACTTTCCGTTGACCCTGTAGACAGCCACAAAGGTTGGATCTCTGATATCAACGAAACACAAGGTACCAAAGTAAACTACCCTATCATTGCGGATGCAGATCGTAAGGTATCAAACCTTTATGATATGATTCACCCGAATGCAAGTGAAACAACAACTGTTCGTTCTGTATTTGTTGTAGGACCTGACAAAAAAGTAAAATTAACTCTTACTTATCCTGCTTCCACTGGAAGAAACTTTGATGAACTTTTACGTGTGATTGATTCTTTACAACTCACTTCACAGTTTAGCGTAGCAACTCCTGCAAACTGGAAAGATGGCGAAGACACAATCATCGTTCCTTCTGTTTCTGATGAAGATGCTAAGAAAAAATTTCCTAAGGGATTTAGAACCATCAAACCTTATTTGCGTTACACACCACAACCAAATAAGTAA